In the genome of Streptomyces sp. NBC_00433, the window CGGCGGCGTCCGGGTACGGCTGCCAGGCCGTCGGGGCCATGTGCCGGTCGTAGAGCACGTCGTGGATGTCCCAGGGCAGACCGCTGGACCTGGACTGCGCGGTATACGCCCGCCGGTGCAGCTCGGCGCTCAGATCGCGCCGGGCCCAGTCCTGCGCGGAGTCCGGTCGCCAACCGGCGGGCGTCGCCCCACCGGGCTGGGCGCCCGACCGCTCCAGGCGTGCGGTCCAGTGCGCGATCTCGTCGTCGGGCGCCTTGACGCCCACCGCGTCCAGCGCCCCGCGCAGCCAGTCGGCGCAGGGCTCGATGCGGAAGACGGTGCCGGAGAAGTCGAACATGCAGCCTTTGGCCTTCATCGCCTCGCCTGTTCAGTCGGGGAGCCGGCCCGCCGCCGGCGGTCTGCGAGCCGGGTGGCGCGTCCTGCGCCCGACCCGTGCGGCCCTGTCGGTCACCGGCTCAGCGCGCCCAGGCCCGGACCGAACGCGATCAGCAGCGGCACCGCGGGCACCAGCAGGGCGCAGGCGCTCATCCGCACCCGGCGGCCAAGCGGCAGCCGCGGCGCCGGGTCGAGCAGCCGGTGCACCCGGCCGGGAAGCGCGGCGAGCGGTGCGGGCGCCGGCCCGAAGACGCCGCGCTCCTCGTTCAGCTCCACCAGTGCCAGGGCCGTGGTGAGCCGGCCGAAGCGGCGCGAGGCGGTGTCGTCGGCGGCCAGCTCGACCAGGTGGTGCACCTGGTCGCGGAAGGCGGCGAAGACCGGCACCTGCGG includes:
- a CDS encoding HAD-IA family hydrolase; this translates as MKAKGCMFDFSGTVFRIEPCADWLRGALDAVGVKAPDDEIAHWTARLERSGAQPGGATPAGWRPDSAQDWARRDLSAELHRRAYTAQSRSSGLPWDIHDVLYDRHMAPTAWQPYPDAAEVLAALRARGVPVAVVSNIGWDLRPVFAAHGLADLVDAFVLSYEVGRQKPDPAIFSAACAELGLPPRETLMVGDDRRADGGAAALGCPVHFVDHLPADRRPDGLRGVLDLLG